One segment of Solanum lycopersicum chromosome 1, SLM_r2.1 DNA contains the following:
- the LOC138341885 gene encoding uncharacterized protein, whose product MGDIQEGFFFDRFFPREKREAKVMEFINLHQGDMSVFEYSLNSLIVKVCSFLVMGESDDLQEECHSAMRYENMNISRLMVHDQQVEHTRAKRKSRDANRARSFDGISSKSRLDIHEKPRFKKRSSNTVFSKFSKARDDRVSNPSLKREVVIAYQTRSQLVESMARSIMVIAQLGQTNFFGCGKSSHKVRDNPNVKGKDKGSRKTQTSGSKVDPPKKNKFYALRSRGEQESSPDVVTGMLQVFSIDVYALLDPSATLSFVTPLIARKFDILPDILNEPFMVTTPVDESVVAKRVYKNCPIILPNRVTHVELVELDMVDFHVILGMDWLRDCFTSIDYKTRIVKFNF is encoded by the coding sequence ATGGGAGATATTCAAGAAGGTTTTTTCTTTGATAGATTCTTTCCTAGGGAAAAGAGGGAAGCCAAAGTgatggagttcatcaaccttcatcaaggtgATATGAGTGTATTTGAATACTCTTTAAATTCACTAATTGTCAAAGTATGCTCCTTCCTTGTGATGGGAGAGTCAGATGACTTGCAAGAAGAATGTCATTCGGCTATGCGatatgaaaatatgaatatttctcgtctcatggttcatgatCAACAAGTGGAACATACAAGGgctaagagaaagagtagagatgccaaTAGGGCAAGGTCTTTTGATGGTATTTCTTCAAAGAGTAGACTTGATATCCATGAAAAGCCAAGGTTTAAGAAGAGGTCTTCTAATAcagttttttcaaaattttccaaggctcgtgatgatagggtgtctaaccctagtcTCAAAAGGGAAGTAGTAATAGCTTACCAAACAAGAAGTCAACTTGTGGAAAGTATGGCAAGAAGCATTATGGTGATTGCCCAATTGGGACAAACAAATTTCTTTGGGTGTGGAAAAAGTAGCCACAAGGTTAGGGATAACCCAAATGTGAAGGGGAAAGACAAAGGTAGCAGGAAAACTCAAACTAGTGGTTCTAAGGTGGATCctccaaagaaaaataaattttatgcacTTCGCTcgaggggtgaacaagagagttctcccgatgtggtgactggtatgttacaagtcttctctattgatgtatatgctttacttgatcccaGTGCTACACtatcttttgttactcccttgatagctagaaagtttgatattttgcccGATATTCTAAATGAACCTTTCATGGTAACTACCCCGGTAGATGAGTCGGTGGTTGCAAAGAGGGTATAtaaaaattgtcctataatattgcccaatagagttactcatgttgaattggtagaacttgatatggtcgaTTTCCATgtcattttggggatggattggttgcGTGATTGTTTTACTTCCATTGATTATAAAACTagaattgtcaagttcaatttttga